A window of Cohnella herbarum contains these coding sequences:
- the nadC gene encoding carboxylating nicotinate-nucleotide diphosphorylase — MFERESEWAIGGPAVDAVKEHLRAWLAEDIGSGDVTTMATVPQDHQSSGIIHAKQSGIVAGIPLARLVFEVIDKSLKFNAQVSDGTKVERGTVLTIVEGSTHSILTGERLALNLLQRLSGIATKTNEYVVAAQGQSVRIADTRKTTPGHRTLEKYAVRIGGGANHRFGLYDAVMIKDNHIVAAGGITAAIRAAKARIPHTMMIEVEAESLEQAKEGVSAGAHIVMLDNMSAAAMAEAVSVIREIAPHIVLEASGGITPERVVEVAKTGVDVISVGSLTHSFQALDISLDLNAKKKGASS; from the coding sequence ATGTTTGAACGAGAGAGCGAATGGGCGATCGGGGGACCCGCGGTTGACGCGGTGAAGGAGCACCTCCGCGCATGGCTTGCGGAAGATATCGGCTCGGGGGACGTCACGACGATGGCGACCGTGCCTCAAGATCACCAATCGAGCGGAATCATTCACGCCAAGCAGTCCGGAATTGTTGCGGGCATTCCTTTGGCTCGGCTTGTTTTCGAGGTGATCGATAAGAGTTTGAAATTCAACGCGCAAGTATCGGACGGGACGAAAGTGGAACGCGGTACGGTTCTGACGATCGTCGAGGGTTCGACTCATAGCATTCTTACGGGCGAAAGATTAGCGCTTAACTTGCTTCAACGTCTATCCGGCATTGCAACGAAAACGAATGAATACGTTGTCGCTGCCCAAGGACAGTCGGTTAGAATCGCGGATACCCGCAAGACGACTCCCGGACACCGCACTTTGGAGAAATACGCGGTTAGAATCGGCGGCGGTGCGAACCATCGCTTCGGTTTGTACGATGCGGTCATGATCAAGGACAACCACATCGTCGCGGCGGGGGGAATAACGGCGGCCATCCGGGCGGCCAAAGCCCGTATTCCTCATACGATGATGATCGAAGTGGAAGCGGAAAGCTTAGAACAGGCCAAGGAAGGCGTGTCTGCGGGCGCGCATATCGTGATGTTGGACAACATGAGCGCTGCCGCTATGGCCGAAGCCGTATCCGTGATTCGTGAAATTGCGCCTCATATCGTGCTCGAAGCTTCTGGAGGAATCACTCCGGAACGGGTTGTAGAAGTGGCTAAAACCGGCGTCGATGTCATCTCGGTCGGCAGCTTGACCCACTCTTTCCAAGCTCTTGATATCAGTTTGGATCTGAACGCGAAGAAAAAGGGGGCTTCCTCTTGA
- a CDS encoding type III pantothenate kinase — MILVVDVGNTNIVLGLYQGKVLTHDWRLSTNRSATVDEYGVLISNLFQLAGVRAEQIEGVILSCVVPPIMNTLEQLFHKYVGREALVVGPGIKTGLNIRYENPREVGADRIVNAVAGIEQYGTPLIVVDFGTATTFDYIDASGSYLGGAIVPGIGISAEALYQRAAKLPRIELSKPKTVIGRNTVAAMQAGIIFGYAGQVDGIVKRICKEFNVQPRVIATGGLAEMIAGESETIELVDPLLTLEGLRIVYERNG, encoded by the coding sequence TTGATTCTAGTCGTGGATGTCGGGAATACGAATATCGTACTGGGGCTGTATCAGGGCAAGGTGCTTACGCATGATTGGCGCCTAAGCACGAATCGATCGGCTACGGTGGATGAATACGGCGTGCTTATCTCGAACCTGTTCCAATTGGCTGGCGTTCGGGCAGAGCAGATCGAAGGCGTTATTCTGTCCTGCGTCGTTCCTCCGATCATGAATACTTTGGAGCAGTTGTTCCATAAGTATGTGGGAAGAGAAGCATTGGTTGTTGGGCCGGGCATTAAAACGGGCTTGAACATCAGGTACGAGAATCCGCGCGAAGTCGGTGCCGACCGTATCGTGAATGCGGTGGCCGGAATCGAGCAATACGGCACTCCGCTTATCGTGGTCGATTTCGGAACGGCAACGACTTTCGACTATATCGATGCTTCGGGTTCGTATTTGGGCGGCGCGATCGTTCCGGGAATCGGCATCTCCGCAGAGGCGCTATACCAACGGGCTGCGAAGCTTCCGCGAATAGAGCTGTCCAAACCGAAAACCGTGATCGGTCGCAATACGGTTGCGGCGATGCAAGCGGGTATTATTTTCGGCTATGCCGGTCAAGTCGACGGGATCGTAAAGCGGATCTGCAAGGAGTTCAACGTGCAACCGCGAGTCATTGCAACCGGGGGCCTTGCGGAAATGATTGCGGGAGAATCGGAAACGATCGAACTCGTGGATCCCTTGCTTACTTTGGAAGGTTTGAGGATTGTATACGAGCGTAATGGGTAA